Proteins found in one Pseudomonas mosselii genomic segment:
- a CDS encoding DUF2815 domain-containing protein: protein MTSPRGIFRYPALTKPDFGTDEYPKPDGEYKVTLILTQEEAAPLLAKLEPLHEAAIENGREEFKKLKIEARKKLKDVTVQPLFTEEYDKETEEPTGRLFFNIKMAASGKSKKDGSVWTRKPALFDAKGKPMLKVPDIWGGTEGKVSFEVAPYFIPGTALAGIKLRLNAVQVIELRSGGNKSAGEYGFGEEEGGFDAESVAEQEQEEKDEFEEEEEGGESNTYEEDF, encoded by the coding sequence ATGACCTCGCCGCGTGGCATTTTCCGCTACCCGGCACTGACTAAACCCGACTTCGGCACCGATGAGTACCCGAAGCCGGACGGTGAGTACAAAGTCACCCTGATCCTGACCCAAGAAGAGGCCGCGCCTCTCCTGGCGAAGCTGGAACCGCTGCACGAAGCCGCCATCGAGAATGGCCGTGAAGAGTTCAAGAAGCTCAAGATCGAAGCCCGCAAGAAGCTGAAAGACGTGACCGTGCAGCCACTCTTCACCGAGGAGTACGACAAGGAGACCGAGGAGCCGACTGGCCGCCTGTTCTTCAACATCAAAATGGCCGCCTCGGGCAAGTCGAAGAAAGACGGCTCCGTCTGGACCCGCAAGCCAGCCTTGTTCGATGCCAAGGGCAAGCCAATGCTGAAAGTCCCGGACATCTGGGGCGGCACCGAAGGCAAGGTGAGCTTTGAAGTGGCCCCTTACTTCATCCCAGGCACCGCCCTGGCCGGTATCAAGCTGCGCCTGAACGCAGTCCAGGTCATCGAGCTGCGCAGTGGCGGCAACAAGTCCGCTGGCGAATACGGCTTCGGTGAAGAGGAAGGCGGTTTCGACGCTGAATCCGTAGCCGAACAAGAACAAGAAGAAAAAGACGAGTTCGAAGAAGAGGAAGAAGGTGGCGAAAGCAACACTTACGAAGAAGACTTCTAA
- a CDS encoding endodeoxyribonuclease translates to MAKATLTKKTSKTPLDAEHVGLKYGFRSGLEERAADQLTAVGMGFTFESLVVPYTRPAKVHKYTPDFALANGIIVETKGRFLTEDRQKQLLVKAQHPELDVRFVFSNSKTKINKRSTTTYADWCSKNGFQYADKLVPHAWLNEPVNEASLSIIKGLSKEK, encoded by the coding sequence GTGGCGAAAGCAACACTTACGAAGAAGACTTCTAAGACGCCTCTGGATGCCGAACACGTGGGACTCAAGTATGGGTTCCGCTCCGGGCTTGAAGAACGTGCCGCAGACCAGCTAACGGCTGTCGGCATGGGCTTCACTTTCGAAAGTCTGGTAGTTCCCTATACCCGGCCTGCGAAAGTTCACAAGTACACCCCGGACTTCGCACTGGCGAACGGCATCATTGTCGAAACTAAGGGCCGCTTTTTGACCGAGGACCGCCAAAAGCAACTCCTGGTCAAAGCGCAGCACCCTGAACTTGACGTGCGCTTTGTCTTCTCCAACTCAAAAACAAAAATAAATAAACGCAGTACCACCACCTACGCGGATTGGTGCAGCAAGAACGGCTTCCAGTATGCCGACAAGTTGGTTCCCCATGCCTGGCTTAACGAGCCAGTCAATGAAGCCTCCCTGTCGATCATCAAGGGCCTCAGCAAAGAAAAATAA
- a CDS encoding nucleotidyltransferase family protein — translation MPEWKLPGHLQPLFDDALELVRWEFPGSHPVIGGGAIRDALLGRPIKDIDVFMRSIDHNELDSELTVKVKQPAFLALYGRKDMHGAWDFLQDVQGLPVQLILADFMTPQELADSFDLNLSRATYDGYSLHVSAAFEEGVRDKAFRILRCESDLEERRSFKRVSRLQEKYPEYIHDETTLEQIRVH, via the coding sequence TTGCCTGAATGGAAGCTTCCGGGCCACCTCCAGCCGCTCTTCGATGACGCGCTGGAATTGGTGCGCTGGGAGTTTCCTGGCTCGCACCCGGTCATCGGTGGCGGTGCCATCCGGGACGCCCTCCTGGGCCGACCGATCAAAGACATCGACGTGTTCATGCGCAGCATTGACCACAACGAGCTGGACTCCGAACTCACCGTGAAGGTGAAGCAGCCCGCGTTCCTCGCCCTTTATGGCCGCAAGGATATGCACGGTGCCTGGGACTTCCTCCAGGACGTACAGGGCTTGCCCGTCCAGTTGATCCTGGCCGACTTCATGACCCCGCAAGAGCTGGCCGATTCGTTCGACCTGAACCTGTCCCGCGCCACGTATGACGGCTACTCCCTGCACGTTTCCGCGGCCTTCGAAGAGGGCGTGCGGGACAAGGCATTCCGAATTCTCCGCTGCGAAAGCGACCTGGAAGAACGCCGCTCATTCAAGCGCGTATCTCGCCTGCAAGAGAAGTACCCCGAGTACATCCACGACGAAACCACCCTGGAGCAAATCCGTGTCCACTGA
- a CDS encoding toprim domain-containing protein, which translates to MRHLPCENCGSSDANSIYTDNHQYCFACEHYVHGDGETPTTGGRIKRMEGLISGEFKPLMKRKLTLETCRKFGYFVSEVRGRLVQVAPYFDNSGVMVAQKLRDQDKGFAILGDGAKLTLFGQNLWASGGKKIVVTEGELDAMSVSQVQNNKWPVVSLPNGAPAARKAIQRNIEYLESFEEVILMFDMDEPGREAAQECAELFSPGKCKIATLSMKDANELLVAGREQEIVTAIWNAKLYRPDGVVNVRDLREEIRKALVMGLPWFLDPLTQLTYGRRYGEVYGLGAGTGVGKTDFLTQQIAYDIQVLGERVGTIFLEQKPTETAKRVAGKIAGRRFHVPKETAGWTDEELDAAVDALGENLVMYDAFGETEWDIVKRKVRYMAVSEGIKLIYIDHLTAMADTADEKGSLEQIMKEMAGLANELGIIITFISHLTTPEGKPHEEGGRVTIRHFKGSRAIGFWSYFMFGLERDQQAEDPVVRQTTTFRILKDRYTGQATGEVLYLAYDRDTGLLSLTEAPEPSSPFKDESEF; encoded by the coding sequence GTGCGCCACCTGCCCTGTGAAAACTGTGGTTCAAGTGATGCCAACTCTATCTACACCGACAACCACCAATATTGCTTTGCCTGTGAGCATTACGTTCACGGTGATGGCGAAACCCCTACTACTGGAGGGCGAATAAAACGAATGGAAGGTTTAATCTCCGGCGAATTCAAGCCGCTGATGAAGCGCAAACTTACCCTGGAGACTTGCCGCAAGTTCGGATACTTCGTAAGTGAGGTGCGTGGCAGGCTAGTTCAAGTTGCCCCGTACTTCGACAACAGTGGTGTGATGGTCGCCCAAAAACTGCGCGATCAAGATAAAGGCTTCGCCATCCTGGGCGATGGTGCAAAGTTGACCCTCTTCGGCCAGAACCTTTGGGCGAGCGGGGGTAAGAAGATTGTTGTCACCGAAGGCGAGCTGGACGCGATGTCTGTCTCCCAGGTGCAAAACAACAAGTGGCCTGTGGTGTCGCTCCCGAACGGGGCTCCGGCAGCACGCAAGGCCATCCAGCGAAACATCGAATATCTGGAGAGCTTCGAAGAAGTCATCCTCATGTTCGATATGGACGAACCGGGCCGCGAAGCAGCGCAGGAATGCGCAGAGCTATTCAGCCCAGGCAAGTGCAAGATCGCCACGCTATCCATGAAGGACGCCAACGAACTTCTGGTAGCGGGCCGTGAGCAGGAAATCGTCACCGCCATCTGGAACGCCAAGCTGTACCGGCCTGATGGCGTAGTGAACGTCCGAGACCTCCGCGAAGAGATTCGCAAGGCCCTGGTCATGGGCTTGCCGTGGTTCCTTGATCCACTCACCCAACTCACTTATGGACGCCGCTACGGCGAAGTCTACGGGCTGGGCGCTGGTACTGGTGTGGGCAAGACCGACTTCCTCACGCAGCAAATCGCATACGACATCCAAGTCCTGGGCGAGCGTGTAGGCACCATTTTCCTGGAGCAGAAACCGACCGAGACCGCCAAGCGCGTGGCCGGGAAGATCGCCGGGAGACGCTTCCACGTTCCCAAGGAAACCGCTGGCTGGACCGATGAGGAGCTGGATGCAGCCGTAGATGCGCTGGGCGAAAACCTGGTCATGTACGACGCATTTGGTGAAACCGAGTGGGACATTGTGAAGCGCAAGGTGCGCTACATGGCTGTCTCCGAGGGCATCAAGCTTATCTACATCGACCACCTCACTGCGATGGCTGATACCGCAGATGAGAAGGGCTCGCTTGAGCAGATCATGAAAGAGATGGCGGGCCTGGCGAACGAGCTGGGAATCATCATCACGTTCATCTCTCACCTGACCACCCCCGAGGGCAAACCCCATGAGGAAGGCGGGCGGGTAACGATTCGCCACTTCAAAGGCTCCCGAGCCATCGGCTTCTGGAGCTACTTCATGTTCGGCCTTGAGCGTGACCAACAGGCCGAAGACCCCGTGGTTCGCCAAACCACCACCTTCCGCATCCTCAAGGACCGCTACACCGGCCAAGCAACCGGGGAAGTGCTGTACCTGGCATACGACCGCGACACCGGATTGCTCTCGCTCACCGAAGCGCCCGAGCCGTCCTCACCCTTTAAAGATGAATCCGAATTCTGA
- a CDS encoding portal protein yields the protein MAKTEQEPERGLAASLYAKLAPDRETFLQRARDCSKYSIPTLIPPAGHASGTKFYTPWQAVAARGVNNLGAKLLMALLPPNSPFFRLEIDEFTEEKLTSNPQMHADVQAGLAKIERAVQTEIETTAIRVTGFELLKHLIVGGNGLVYLPQQGGMKFYPLDRYVVRRDPMGNVLDIVVKEEVSLAVLPEEARSLVEPGDDSGDTPRDHNKNVSIYTHITLKGETWNVYQEVKGQIVPGSRGTYPKDKCAWLPIRFVKIDGENYGRSYVEEYLGDIKSLEGLSQAIVEGSAASAKVLFLVNPNGVTSSSELAEAPNGEFVDGVASDVQALQLQKSGDFRVALETINTITERLEFAFMLNSAIQRNGERVTAEEIRYMAGELEAALGGVYSILSQEFQLPLVNRIMFSMQRRKKLPELPKGTVSPTIVTGMEALGRGNDLTKLDQFISTIMQIPDAASRINWGNYMTRRATALGIDTDGLVKTDQEVQQEQQQQQMQQAMQSGVAPAVQAAGRMMEKGQPDGSQAQT from the coding sequence ATGGCGAAGACCGAGCAAGAACCCGAACGGGGACTTGCCGCAAGTCTTTATGCCAAGCTCGCACCAGACCGCGAGACCTTCCTCCAGAGGGCGCGGGACTGTTCCAAATACAGCATCCCCACCCTGATCCCGCCTGCCGGTCACGCAAGTGGCACGAAGTTCTACACCCCATGGCAAGCGGTGGCCGCCCGAGGCGTCAACAACCTCGGGGCAAAATTGCTCATGGCCTTGCTCCCTCCGAACTCTCCGTTCTTCCGCCTGGAAATCGACGAGTTCACCGAAGAGAAGCTGACCAGCAATCCGCAGATGCACGCTGATGTCCAAGCGGGCCTGGCGAAGATTGAGCGCGCGGTGCAAACCGAGATTGAAACCACCGCCATCCGTGTGACTGGTTTTGAGTTGCTCAAGCATTTGATTGTTGGCGGCAACGGCCTTGTGTACCTGCCCCAACAGGGCGGCATGAAGTTCTACCCCCTTGACCGCTACGTGGTCCGGCGTGACCCAATGGGCAACGTCCTGGACATCGTGGTCAAGGAGGAGGTCTCCCTGGCGGTACTGCCAGAAGAGGCCCGGTCATTAGTCGAGCCTGGCGATGACTCCGGCGACACCCCCCGAGACCATAACAAGAACGTCTCGATCTACACCCACATCACCCTCAAGGGTGAGACCTGGAACGTGTATCAGGAGGTCAAGGGCCAGATTGTTCCCGGCTCCCGAGGCACGTACCCGAAAGACAAGTGCGCCTGGCTCCCGATTCGATTCGTCAAGATCGACGGTGAGAACTATGGCCGCTCCTACGTGGAAGAGTACCTGGGCGACATCAAGTCCCTGGAAGGTCTCTCCCAGGCCATCGTGGAAGGCTCCGCAGCCTCCGCGAAGGTCCTGTTCCTGGTGAACCCCAACGGGGTCACTAGCTCCAGCGAGCTGGCCGAAGCGCCGAACGGCGAATTTGTGGATGGCGTGGCATCTGATGTCCAGGCCCTCCAGCTTCAAAAGTCCGGTGACTTCCGTGTGGCACTGGAGACCATCAACACCATCACTGAGCGCCTTGAGTTCGCCTTCATGCTGAACTCCGCGATTCAGCGGAATGGTGAGCGTGTGACAGCCGAAGAAATTCGGTACATGGCCGGGGAATTGGAAGCCGCCTTGGGCGGTGTCTACTCCATCCTCAGCCAAGAATTCCAGCTTCCGCTAGTCAACCGCATCATGTTCTCGATGCAGCGCCGCAAGAAGCTCCCCGAACTGCCCAAGGGCACCGTTAGCCCCACCATTGTGACGGGTATGGAGGCCCTTGGACGTGGCAATGACCTGACCAAACTGGACCAGTTCATCTCCACCATCATGCAGATTCCTGATGCCGCCTCCCGGATCAACTGGGGCAACTACATGACCCGAAGGGCCACCGCCCTCGGGATCGACACAGACGGCCTGGTGAAGACCGATCAAGAGGTCCAGCAGGAACAACAACAGCAACAGATGCAGCAGGCAATGCAGTCGGGCGTAGCCCCGGCAGTGCAGGCCGCTGGTCGCATGATGGAGAAAGGCCAACCCGATGGCAGCCAAGCGCAAACCTAA
- a CDS encoding DNA polymerase, translated as MQEPLLFDLETNGFLEAVSVIHCLVIEDTATGDVKKFPPGLIAMGVKWLQEQHSQGRFIGGHNVIKYDIPVIQKLYPGFIVNPALVIDTLVCTRLIWSNIKDTDTGLLKKAVLPGKLFGSHSLEAWGYRLRLMKGEYATEFKARMGDAYVDGMEWLEFSQEMLDYCVQDVVVTSALWKRILGKNYSARALALEHRVAWLMAAQERNGFHFNREKAALLYAKLAQRRGDLERELKEFFKFWHAPAGEVLTKKTRRVFIEDPRGNTERRVKLKGQPAFNQVGWFEKYTEGVRYTKVKIVEFNPSSRDHIADRLTALYGWVPEKFTKGGKPQVDDEVMSKLSYPPCKLLTEYLLVAKRISQLAEGKQAWMLVEKQGRIHGSVNPNGAATGRATHAYPNVAQVPASGSPYGKDCRELFTVPLGWLLVGADASGLELRCLAHFMARYDGGKYVDILLNGDIHWANVQAMGITSEKRDDHNTLHKLYRDGAKTFIYAFLYGAGDEKVGTIVFGMVVKAKALGLDYQHLLDVFFNGQDNPDEEALKAAGKKLKATFLRKTPALKKLVKAVKEAAKRGHLVGLDGRHVHVKSAHAALNYLLQGAGALACKQWLVFLDDELQARGLKHGWDGDYAFCAWVHDEVQIACRNEAIAAIVREAAEACVAKAGEAFNFRCPLAGESKMGLNWAETH; from the coding sequence ATGCAAGAACCCCTTCTGTTCGACCTCGAAACGAATGGGTTCCTGGAGGCAGTCTCCGTCATCCATTGCCTTGTCATCGAAGACACGGCAACTGGGGACGTTAAGAAATTCCCGCCTGGCCTCATCGCCATGGGAGTCAAATGGCTCCAGGAGCAACATTCCCAAGGCCGCTTCATCGGCGGCCACAACGTCATCAAGTACGACATTCCCGTCATCCAGAAGCTGTACCCCGGCTTCATCGTGAACCCCGCGCTGGTCATCGACACCCTTGTTTGCACCCGACTCATCTGGTCGAACATCAAGGACACCGACACCGGCCTCCTCAAGAAAGCAGTCCTCCCCGGCAAGCTCTTCGGCTCCCACTCCTTGGAAGCCTGGGGCTACCGCCTGCGCCTGATGAAAGGCGAGTACGCAACCGAGTTCAAGGCGCGCATGGGCGATGCCTACGTGGACGGCATGGAGTGGCTGGAGTTCTCGCAAGAGATGCTCGACTACTGCGTCCAGGACGTTGTGGTCACTTCCGCACTGTGGAAGCGAATCCTTGGCAAGAACTACTCGGCACGGGCCTTGGCTCTGGAACATCGAGTGGCCTGGCTCATGGCCGCCCAAGAGCGCAACGGATTCCACTTCAACCGCGAGAAGGCAGCGCTCCTATACGCCAAATTGGCGCAGCGCAGGGGCGACCTGGAGCGCGAGCTGAAAGAGTTCTTCAAGTTCTGGCACGCACCGGCAGGCGAAGTGCTCACCAAGAAAACCCGGCGAGTCTTTATCGAAGACCCACGGGGCAACACTGAGCGCCGTGTGAAGCTCAAGGGCCAGCCCGCGTTCAACCAAGTGGGGTGGTTTGAGAAGTACACCGAGGGCGTCCGGTACACCAAAGTCAAGATTGTGGAGTTCAACCCGTCCTCACGGGACCACATCGCTGACCGGCTGACGGCCCTGTACGGCTGGGTTCCCGAGAAGTTCACCAAGGGCGGCAAGCCCCAGGTGGACGACGAAGTAATGTCCAAGCTGAGCTACCCACCGTGCAAGCTCCTGACGGAATACCTCCTGGTCGCCAAGCGCATCTCGCAACTGGCCGAAGGGAAGCAGGCGTGGATGCTGGTGGAGAAGCAGGGCCGCATCCACGGCTCCGTGAACCCTAACGGTGCCGCCACTGGGCGAGCTACTCACGCTTACCCGAACGTGGCTCAGGTGCCGGCATCTGGCTCCCCCTACGGTAAAGACTGCCGCGAACTCTTCACGGTGCCTCTCGGCTGGCTTCTGGTCGGTGCCGATGCCTCGGGCCTGGAGCTGCGCTGCCTGGCGCACTTCATGGCTCGCTACGATGGTGGCAAGTACGTGGACATCCTCCTCAACGGGGACATCCACTGGGCCAACGTCCAGGCCATGGGCATCACCAGTGAGAAGCGTGACGACCACAACACGCTGCACAAGCTGTACCGCGATGGTGCGAAGACCTTTATCTACGCCTTCCTCTATGGGGCCGGTGATGAAAAGGTCGGGACCATTGTGTTCGGCATGGTTGTCAAGGCCAAGGCGCTTGGTCTCGACTACCAGCACCTCCTGGACGTGTTCTTCAACGGGCAAGACAACCCGGACGAAGAGGCGCTCAAGGCCGCTGGCAAGAAACTGAAAGCAACCTTCCTCCGCAAAACCCCGGCCCTGAAAAAGCTGGTCAAGGCTGTGAAAGAAGCCGCCAAGCGCGGCCACCTGGTCGGCCTGGATGGTCGCCACGTTCACGTCAAATCCGCCCACGCGGCACTCAACTACCTCCTGCAAGGGGCCGGTGCGCTGGCCTGTAAGCAGTGGCTTGTGTTCCTGGACGACGAACTCCAGGCACGTGGGCTGAAACACGGCTGGGATGGCGACTACGCCTTCTGCGCCTGGGTCCACGACGAAGTGCAGATCGCCTGCCGTAACGAAGCCATCGCGGCCATCGTTCGGGAAGCGGCTGAGGCGTGCGTGGCGAAAGCAGGTGAAGCCTTCAACTTCCGGTGCCCCCTGGCCGGTGAATCAAAAATGGGCCTGAACTGGGCCGAAACCCACTAA
- a CDS encoding tail protein, with translation MKTLAQTTELDAVNIMLNTIGESPVNSLDDGLPVADAAIARSVLREVTIDVQSPGWQFNTERNYKLTPALLTKYITVPGNCLEVTPSGKSATLDITLRGTRIYDRQNHTYEFGSSITVDMVVLLDFSELPQSVRHYITVRAARVFQQRNVGSDVLNGFTEKDETRALVAIRKYDSETGGYNVLTGNYSVMRVLDR, from the coding sequence ATGAAGACACTCGCCCAAACGACCGAGCTAGATGCCGTAAACATCATGCTCAATACCATTGGCGAGTCGCCAGTCAACTCCCTGGATGATGGCCTTCCCGTAGCGGATGCCGCTATCGCCCGCTCAGTCCTCCGCGAAGTCACCATCGACGTGCAATCGCCTGGATGGCAGTTCAACACTGAGCGCAACTACAAGCTGACTCCGGCTCTCCTCACGAAGTACATCACCGTCCCCGGCAACTGCCTGGAGGTCACACCTAGCGGCAAGAGCGCCACCCTGGATATCACCCTCCGGGGCACGCGCATTTACGACCGCCAGAACCACACGTATGAGTTCGGCTCCTCGATCACCGTGGATATGGTCGTTCTCCTGGACTTCTCAGAGCTTCCACAATCGGTGCGGCACTACATCACCGTCCGGGCCGCCCGAGTGTTCCAGCAGCGGAATGTGGGCTCCGATGTCCTCAACGGCTTCACCGAGAAGGACGAAACGCGGGCCCTGGTCGCCATTCGCAAGTACGACTCGGAGACCGGAGGCTACAACGTGCTGACCGGCAACTACTCCGTCATGCGGGTACTTGACCGATAG
- a CDS encoding major capsid protein, producing the protein MSDANVSRLGQANLSGDAKALFLKVFSGEVLTAFQESCVTADKHLVRTITSGKSAQFPILGKISAQYHTPGAEIAGLSVPANEQVITIDDLLISHAFIASIDEAMNHYDVRGPYSTEMGRALSYTYDKHILQLGVLAARASAPVSTEAGGGSVTDSALLTDTTGEALVAALFAAAQKLDEKFIPADERYAYLTPAAYYMLAQNTKLMNSLWGGQGSYAKGELPQVAGINLVKAVHAPFGSNIATVANGGTALTAGTSDKYAVDATSTAALVMHKAAVGTVKLMDLAMESDYDIRRQGTLMVAKYAMGHGILRPAAAVELKTA; encoded by the coding sequence ATGTCTGATGCAAATGTTTCCCGCCTGGGCCAAGCAAACCTGAGCGGCGATGCCAAAGCGCTCTTCTTGAAAGTGTTCTCGGGCGAAGTCCTGACTGCCTTCCAGGAGTCGTGTGTCACCGCTGACAAGCACCTGGTACGCACCATTACCAGCGGCAAGTCGGCTCAGTTCCCAATCCTGGGCAAAATCTCGGCCCAGTACCACACTCCGGGCGCTGAGATTGCTGGCCTGAGCGTTCCTGCGAACGAGCAAGTTATCACCATCGACGACTTGCTCATCTCGCACGCCTTCATCGCTTCCATCGACGAAGCCATGAACCACTACGATGTCCGTGGTCCGTACTCGACCGAAATGGGCCGCGCTCTGTCGTACACCTACGACAAGCACATCCTGCAACTTGGCGTCCTGGCTGCCCGCGCATCGGCCCCGGTCTCGACCGAAGCTGGAGGCGGTTCAGTAACTGACTCCGCGCTGCTGACCGATACCACTGGCGAAGCCCTGGTAGCTGCACTGTTCGCAGCCGCGCAGAAGCTGGATGAGAAATTCATCCCGGCTGATGAGCGTTACGCCTACCTGACCCCAGCGGCGTACTACATGCTGGCTCAGAACACCAAACTGATGAACTCCCTGTGGGGCGGCCAAGGCAGCTATGCCAAGGGCGAACTGCCACAAGTGGCGGGCATCAACCTGGTGAAAGCTGTCCACGCTCCGTTCGGTTCCAACATCGCCACCGTTGCGAATGGCGGCACCGCGCTGACCGCAGGCACCAGCGACAAGTACGCTGTAGATGCCACCAGCACCGCAGCCCTGGTCATGCACAAGGCCGCTGTGGGCACCGTCAAGCTGATGGACCTGGCGATGGAGTCGGACTACGACATCCGCCGTCAAGGCACCCTCATGGTCGCCAAGTACGCCATGGGCCACGGCATCCTCCGCCCAGCAGCCGCTGTAGAGCTGAAAACCGCCTAA
- a CDS encoding N-acetylmuramoyl-L-alanine amidase, with product MTYNAGTKPRAETDYLVVHCSATRPSQDIGAADINRWHRAKGWRCIGYHFVIRRNGVVEEGRELDQIGAHVEGHNINSVGICMAGGVTEADINVPENNFTPEQFASLKHLLGELKAKYPNATIQGHRDFPKVAKACPSFDVKPWVAANL from the coding sequence ATGACCTACAACGCTGGAACGAAACCCCGCGCTGAGACGGACTACCTGGTAGTTCACTGTAGCGCCACGCGACCATCCCAAGACATCGGGGCCGCTGACATCAACCGCTGGCATCGCGCCAAAGGTTGGCGGTGCATCGGCTATCACTTTGTCATCCGCCGCAATGGCGTGGTGGAAGAGGGCCGCGAGCTGGATCAAATCGGCGCTCATGTAGAGGGCCACAACATCAACTCCGTGGGCATCTGTATGGCCGGTGGAGTCACCGAGGCGGACATTAATGTCCCCGAGAACAACTTCACGCCCGAGCAATTTGCAAGTCTCAAGCATCTGCTGGGCGAACTGAAAGCGAAATACCCCAACGCGACAATCCAGGGCCACCGGGACTTCCCGAAAGTAGCCAAGGCTTGCCCGAGCTTCGACGTTAAACCGTGGGTAGCGGCCAACTTATAA
- a CDS encoding DUF1353 domain-containing protein → MSGFTDEHFSIKWMEEVDGVDYWASSPFRYWIGPEGTGRYVDVPAGFITDGASVPRPFWSLIPPWGTYGQAAIVHDYLCETLTVQLDGVPIRITRKECDRILLQAMTDLGVPLWKRSVIYGAVRAYALAANVTQPSGLVHLTNPPQ, encoded by the coding sequence ATGAGCGGCTTCACCGACGAACACTTCTCCATCAAGTGGATGGAGGAAGTGGATGGCGTGGACTACTGGGCATCTTCGCCTTTCCGCTACTGGATCGGTCCCGAAGGGACTGGCCGGTACGTGGATGTCCCCGCTGGCTTCATCACTGATGGAGCTTCTGTACCCCGTCCGTTCTGGTCACTGATTCCCCCATGGGGCACATACGGCCAGGCGGCAATCGTCCATGACTACCTGTGCGAGACCCTCACCGTCCAACTGGATGGCGTGCCTATTCGCATCACCCGAAAAGAATGCGACCGGATCTTGCTCCAGGCCATGACCGACCTTGGAGTTCCCCTGTGGAAACGCTCCGTAATTTATGGGGCCGTGCGTGCTTACGCATTGGCCGCAAACGTGACCCAGCCGTCCGGCCTGGTCCACCTAACCAACCCACCCCAATAA
- a CDS encoding capsid assembly protein, whose product MESIEIVSPNPSAPEGHDEAMIAAIDKANAGPVGDNITTPAETLERPEGLPEGFDSWDQLAKAYADLKAPAPETPAATAEPEPSTATPDEASKALESKGLDLDEFSQEFDRTGALSPESYDRLAKAGYPRGVVDQYVAGQQALADQHISAIKGEAGGADEYASLVTWAKANLAPAQIEAFNTAVNGSLEQAKLAVNGLNAQYRSAIGSEPNLIGGGKAAAADIFESTSQVTEAMSDKRYRSDPAYRARVQAKLLRSNVF is encoded by the coding sequence ATGGAAAGCATCGAAATCGTATCCCCGAACCCGTCTGCCCCCGAAGGGCATGATGAGGCAATGATTGCCGCCATCGACAAGGCCAATGCTGGCCCGGTAGGCGACAACATCACGACCCCTGCTGAAACCTTAGAGCGCCCCGAGGGCTTGCCCGAAGGCTTCGATTCCTGGGACCAACTGGCGAAAGCCTACGCCGACCTCAAGGCACCTGCCCCCGAGACTCCAGCAGCGACCGCAGAGCCCGAACCCTCTACGGCCACCCCGGATGAGGCGAGCAAGGCCCTGGAGTCGAAAGGCTTGGACCTGGATGAGTTCTCCCAGGAGTTCGACCGCACGGGCGCATTGAGTCCCGAAAGCTACGACCGCCTGGCAAAAGCGGGCTATCCGCGTGGCGTGGTCGACCAATATGTGGCGGGCCAGCAGGCTCTGGCAGACCAGCACATATCCGCAATCAAGGGCGAAGCTGGCGGTGCCGATGAGTACGCAAGCCTGGTCACATGGGCCAAGGCCAATCTGGCACCGGCTCAAATCGAAGCCTTCAACACCGCAGTAAATGGCAGCCTGGAGCAAGCGAAGCTGGCCGTGAATGGCCTCAACGCGCAGTACCGGTCAGCCATTGGCAGCGAACCAAACCTCATTGGCGGTGGCAAAGCAGCCGCAGCCGATATCTTCGAATCCACCTCCCAGGTGACTGAGGCGATGAGCGATAAGCGCTACCGCAGTGACCCGGCATACCGTGCCCGAGTCCAGGCCAAGCTCCTCCGTTCCAACGTCTTCTGA
- a CDS encoding DUF3310 domain-containing protein — MTDKSEAPASQLTQVGGTHYLRSIQPFDIIKAWELGFFRGNVVKYVLRCTAKNEKEDLMKARHYLDHCIENYEDLKASGAF; from the coding sequence ATGACCGACAAATCAGAAGCACCAGCCAGTCAACTCACACAAGTTGGCGGCACGCACTACCTCCGATCAATCCAGCCGTTCGACATCATCAAGGCTTGGGAGCTCGGATTTTTCCGGGGCAATGTTGTGAAGTACGTTCTGCGCTGTACAGCCAAGAACGAGAAGGAAGACTTGATGAAGGCTCGCCATTATCTCGACCACTGCATCGAGAACTATGAGGACCTAAAAGCATCCGGTGCATTTTAG